GCTGCTGTGCGTGGGCGGTATGCGCGCTGCCGAGCACGGCAAGCGCGAGGGCGAGGCATGCGACGAATCCGCGTCGGGAACGTCGCATGCCTGCGTGTGCCGGCGGTGTATCAGCGATCACCTTCGGTTCCGGTCTCCGGGTCGAGGTTCAGTGAAGCAGAGTTGATGCAGTAGCGGACGCCAGTCGGCTCCGGGCCGTCCGGGAACACGTGCCCGAGATGCGAGTCGCAGCGACTGCACACCACTTCCGTGCGGATCATCCCGTGGCTGCGATCCTCGTTCACGCTGACGTTCTGCTGCATGATGGGCTGGTAGAAGCTCGGCCAGCCGCTGCCGGACTCGTACTTGGTCTCCGCGTCGAAGAGCGGCTGCCCGCACGCAGCGCAGCGGTACACGCCGGGCGAATGCTCGTGGTAGTACCGGCCCGTGCCGGGCCGCTCCGTGCCCTTCTCGCGCAGGATGCGGTACTGCTCGGGCGACAGCTCGCGCCGCCACTCCTCCTCGCTCTTGCGGATCTTCTCCATGTGTCTTCACTCCTGATTCAGCAGTCCCGACGCGCTGTCGGCCAGCTCACCGCGCAGCACGGTCAGTGCGGTGCCGCGCAGGTCGACGCGGTCTCCACGGATGCGTACCCCGACGAAGCCGCCGCGTGTCGATGCCTGGTAGCCGGTCAGCGTGGTGCGTTCGAGGCGATGCGCCCAGAACGGTCCGAGTGCGGTGTGCGCCGAGCCGGTGACCGGATCCTCGTTCACACCGACGCGCGGCGCGAAGAAGCGCGACACGAAGTCGCAGCGCGGGTCCTCGCTCACCGCCGTGACGATGATGCCGCGCGCCTCCACGCGGCGCAGCGCCTCGAGATCCGGCTCCAGCAGGCGCACCACTTCCTCGGAGCCGAGCTCGACCAGCAGGTCACTGCCATTGCTGCCGACCCACTCCGGCTCCGCCTTCAGCGCCGCCGCCAGGCCCGGAGGAGGGGGGATGCGGTGCGGCGGCTGGGCGGGAAAGTCCAGCACGATCGCATCGCCGTCGCGGCATGCGGTCAACAGCCCGCTCAGCGTGTGGAAGCGGGCGGGCGCGTCGGGGCGAAGCAGTCCGGTCTCGTACAGGATGTGGGCGGAGGCGAGCGTCGCATGGCCGCACAGGCTGACCTCGACCGCCGGGGTGAACCAGCGGAGCGACCAGTCGTCGCCGTGAGCGCGAACAAACGCGGTCTCCGACAAATTCATCTCTGCGGCGACCGCCTGCATCCAGCCGGGGTCGCGCTCGTGCTCGAGAACGCAGACGGCGGCGGGGTTGCCGGTGAACGCGCCACTCGCGAACGCATCCACCTGGTAGATCGGCTGGGCCAAGTCGCGACTCCTGCTCCTGGGTCTCCCGGGAGGATCGGTTGGAAACGGCGGGACCGCAACCGGAGCAGCCAGGGCCGTCCGGGCCGTAGCAGCGCAGTGGTCTCACACGGAGGGGCCGCGAACGCCCTGGCAGCCGGTACACTGGGTTCCAACCCTTCCCGGCATTAGCCTGTCTTATCCATCGAGCATGGCAACGGAAACGATGCGCGTCATTCCTTCGCGAGCCGCCCCGGCCGAAACGGGCACCGAGCAGGACGACGTCCGCCGGGCTGCGGCGGGCGACGCCTCGGCGTTCGAGCGGCTGTACCGGGCGCATGCGGCGCGGATCCACTCGCTGTGCCGGCGCATGGCGGGCCCGGAGGAGGCGGACGACCTGACGCAGGAGGTGTTCGTCCGGGCCTGGCGGAAGCTGGACAGCTTCCGGGGGGAGGCGGCGTTCGGCACCTGGCTCTTCCGGCTCGGGGTGAACGTGGTGCTGGCGCGGCGCGCGACCATGGGCAGCTACCGGGCGCGCTTCACGACGGAGGCGGACGCCGGGGCACCGGTCGAGGAACGGGGGCGCGCGGCCGTGCCGGTCGGATCACGGCTCGATCTCGAGCGGGCGATCGGCAAGCTGCCGGAAGGCGCGCGACGCGTGTTCGTGCTGCACGATGTCGAAGGCTACAAGCACGAGGAAATCGCCGAGATGCTGTCGATCACGGCGGGTACGTCGAAGTCCCAGTTGCACCGCGCGCGCATGACACTGCGCGAGCACCTGACGTGAGGCGGAGCATGAGCGACGCATACATGGACCGACTGTCGGAATACCTGGATGGCTCACTCGACGCGGGTGAGCGCCAGGAGCTGGAGCAGCACCTCGCAGGCTGTGAACCGTGCCGCGCCACACTGGAGGAGCTGCGCAGCATCGTGGGCGAAGCGGGTGCGCTCCAACCCGTGGAGCCACTGACCGACCTCTGGCCGGGGATCGCCGCTCGCATCGAGAGCGAGCGCGAAGTCAGCCTGCCGCTGGCCGCGGGCGGCGCGCAACGTCGCGGCGGCATGCGACGCCTGAGCTTCACGCTGCCGCAGCTCGCTGCCGCCGCGGTCGTCCTGGTGCTCGCGTCGGCGGGGAGCGTCTGGATGCTGACCGGCGGCGAGCGGGCGGGACCCGCGAATCCGGGGGCGCCGGCGGGCGCGATCGTCCCGGTCTCGACGGCCACGCCGGACAGCGAGCTCGCCGAGCTGGAGGCCGCGCTCGCGGGCGGCGAGCGTCAGCTCGATCCGGCGACGGTCGCCGTGCTGCGTCGCAACCTGCTGATCATCGAACAGGCGCTCGTCGAATCGCGGACAGCACTGCAGGCCGACCCGGCAAATCCGTACCTGAGCCGGCACTACGAAAACACCCTGAACAAGAAGCGCGAGCTGCTGCTGCAGGCAGGCAGCATCGCGCGAGGCAGCACCTGACATGCTCGCGCTACTGATGGCCGGCTCACTGCTCCTGGCGGTGCCGCAGGAACGAACGGACACGACGTTCCCGGCGAACGGCCTCCACAGGCTGATGGTGGAGAACCGCAACGGCGCCACGATTGTGCGCGGCTGGGACCGCGAGCAGGTGCGGATCCGTGCCGCCTCACGCCGGCAGGACCGCATCGACATCGAGGTCGATCGCGCGGAGGGCACCATCGGCGTGGAGACCGATCGTGGCCAGGACGTGCAGTACGAGATCGACGTCCCGGTCCGGATGGCGGTCGATATCGAGGGCACGAACCAGTCGGTGCGCGTGGAAAACATCATGGCGCCGATCGGCGTCGAGTCGGTGAATGGTGAGATCACCGTGCGCGGCGGGCGGCGGCAGGTGTCGCTGGAAACGGTGCAGGGGCGGATCACGCTGGAAGGTGCGGCCGGCAGCATCGATGTCTCGTCCACGAACAACGCGGTGCTGCTCCGCCGCAGCAGCGGCGAGATCAGCGTCGAAAGCGTGAACGGCGCGGTGACCCTCGAGGACATCCGCGCCACGCACCTCGACGCCAGCACAGTCAACGGCACCGTCACCTTCAGTGGTACGCTCGCCCCGCAAGGCCGCTATTCCCTCGGCACGCACAACGGCACGATCGAGATGCGGGTGCCGCAGGGAAGCGACGCGACGTTCGTCGTATCGACGTTCAACGGGGAGTTCGAGGTGGACTTCCCGATCCAGGTGCGCGACCAGGACACGCGCGGTCAGTATCAGTTCCGGCTGGGCAGCGGCGCCGCACGCGTCGAGCTGGAATCGTTCAGCGGCAACGTGCGCGTACTGCGCGCACGCCAGGGTACCGGAGGACAATGATGCGGTTCGCCCGATATACCGGCGCAGCGATGGCGCTGGCCGGAGCACTGTTCGTCGCGCCGAGCGTCGCTTCGGCACAGGATTTCTCCTGGAACGGCAGCCTGTCCGCGGGGCAGTCCGTCGAGATCAAGGGCGTGAACGGGGAGATCGTCGCCGTCCCCGCGAGTGGCGGGCAGGTGCGTGTCACTGCCGTGAAAACCGAGGGCCGCCGCGGAGACGCCGAGGACGTGCGGATCGAGGCCGTGCGCCACGACGGCGGCGTCACGATCTGCGCGGTCTACCCTGACGGCCGTGAGCGCAACGAATGCCGGCCCGGCAGCGGTGGCCGCCTCGGTGCGCGGGACAACGACGTCAAGGTCGCGTTCCGCGTCGAAGTCCCGTCCAACGTGGACTTCATCGGCAAGACCGTGAACGGTGCGATCCGCGCAACGGGCCTGAGTGGCCGCGTGGCCGCGGAAACCGTGAACGGCAAGGTCGAGGTCCAGACTCGCGGGATTGCGCGCGCAAACACCGTGAACGGCTCCATCGAGGTAGCGATGGATCGCGCCGACTGGGCGGGCGAACTGGAGTTCGAGACGGTGAACGGCTCGATCGAGGTCGCGATCGGTGCGGACAATCCGAGCATGGACGTGGAAGCGTCCACCGTGAACGGCAGCATCTCGACCGACTGGCCGCTGACGGTGCAGGGGCGGTGGGGACCGAAGCGGATGAACGGCACGATCGGGTCGGGCGGGCGGACGCTAAGCCTGTCGACGGTGAACGGGAGCATCGCGATCGTGCGACGTTAGCGGGGTCCTTCTCTGATCTGCTGGCCCGGGCGGGAAACAACAAAGCGGTGACCTCCGAGTGGAGGTCACCGCTTTTTCTTCAATCTTCGGGATCGCGGACCGACCGGATCAGCGCCTCCATGTGCGCGATGTAGTCGTCGAGCGCGCCGCGGCCCGCCTCCGTGAGCCGGTACTCGGTGCGCGGCACGCGACCGTCGAACGTCTTGGTGCACGTGATGTAGGAGGCGTCCTCGAGCTTGCGGGCATGCACGCTCAGGTTGCCGTCGGTCGTGTCGAGCAGCGTCTTCAGCTCGTTGAACGTGAGCGTCTCGTTCACGGCGAGGGCGCTCACGATGCCCAGGCGGATCCGCTCATGGATGGTGCGGTCGAGCTCGAGCGAGTTGGTAAGCGACTGCCCGCGCACGCCGTTCAGCCGGCGCTTCGTCGAGTGCGCAGTCTTCCGCTTCCGCTCCTGTCCCAGTCGCTCGGTCTTGCCCGTCATCCGCTCCTCACGTTCCTGCAAGAGTGTCCCATTGCCGGGCTGCATCAGCTCGCCGGGCGATCCGTGTCCACCAGCTTCTCGACGAGCCAGTCGGTGATCATCGTGAACAGGTGCACCGTCGTGTTGCCACCACTGATGCTGTGCGTACGGTTCGGGTAGATCATCAGGTCGAACTGCTTGCCGGCCGCCTGCAGCGCATTCACGAGCTGCACCGAGTTCTGGAAGTGCACGTTGTCATCGCCCGT
The Longimicrobiales bacterium DNA segment above includes these coding regions:
- the msrB gene encoding peptide-methionine (R)-S-oxide reductase MsrB, whose product is MEKIRKSEEEWRRELSPEQYRILREKGTERPGTGRYYHEHSPGVYRCAACGQPLFDAETKYESGSGWPSFYQPIMQQNVSVNEDRSHGMIRTEVVCSRCDSHLGHVFPDGPEPTGVRYCINSASLNLDPETGTEGDR
- a CDS encoding PhzF family phenazine biosynthesis protein, giving the protein MAQPIYQVDAFASGAFTGNPAAVCVLEHERDPGWMQAVAAEMNLSETAFVRAHGDDWSLRWFTPAVEVSLCGHATLASAHILYETGLLRPDAPARFHTLSGLLTACRDGDAIVLDFPAQPPHRIPPPPGLAAALKAEPEWVGSNGSDLLVELGSEEVVRLLEPDLEALRRVEARGIIVTAVSEDPRCDFVSRFFAPRVGVNEDPVTGSAHTALGPFWAHRLERTTLTGYQASTRGGFVGVRIRGDRVDLRGTALTVLRGELADSASGLLNQE
- a CDS encoding sigma-70 family RNA polymerase sigma factor, encoding MRVIPSRAAPAETGTEQDDVRRAAAGDASAFERLYRAHAARIHSLCRRMAGPEEADDLTQEVFVRAWRKLDSFRGEAAFGTWLFRLGVNVVLARRATMGSYRARFTTEADAGAPVEERGRAAVPVGSRLDLERAIGKLPEGARRVFVLHDVEGYKHEEIAEMLSITAGTSKSQLHRARMTLREHLT
- a CDS encoding zf-HC2 domain-containing protein, producing the protein MSDAYMDRLSEYLDGSLDAGERQELEQHLAGCEPCRATLEELRSIVGEAGALQPVEPLTDLWPGIAARIESEREVSLPLAAGGAQRRGGMRRLSFTLPQLAAAAVVLVLASAGSVWMLTGGERAGPANPGAPAGAIVPVSTATPDSELAELEAALAGGERQLDPATVAVLRRNLLIIEQALVESRTALQADPANPYLSRHYENTLNKKRELLLQAGSIARGST
- a CDS encoding DUF4097 family beta strand repeat-containing protein; translation: MLALLMAGSLLLAVPQERTDTTFPANGLHRLMVENRNGATIVRGWDREQVRIRAASRRQDRIDIEVDRAEGTIGVETDRGQDVQYEIDVPVRMAVDIEGTNQSVRVENIMAPIGVESVNGEITVRGGRRQVSLETVQGRITLEGAAGSIDVSSTNNAVLLRRSSGEISVESVNGAVTLEDIRATHLDASTVNGTVTFSGTLAPQGRYSLGTHNGTIEMRVPQGSDATFVVSTFNGEFEVDFPIQVRDQDTRGQYQFRLGSGAARVELESFSGNVRVLRARQGTGGQ
- a CDS encoding DUF4097 family beta strand repeat-containing protein, translating into MMRFARYTGAAMALAGALFVAPSVASAQDFSWNGSLSAGQSVEIKGVNGEIVAVPASGGQVRVTAVKTEGRRGDAEDVRIEAVRHDGGVTICAVYPDGRERNECRPGSGGRLGARDNDVKVAFRVEVPSNVDFIGKTVNGAIRATGLSGRVAAETVNGKVEVQTRGIARANTVNGSIEVAMDRADWAGELEFETVNGSIEVAIGADNPSMDVEASTVNGSISTDWPLTVQGRWGPKRMNGTIGSGGRTLSLSTVNGSIAIVRR
- a CDS encoding transcriptional regulator, with protein sequence MTGKTERLGQERKRKTAHSTKRRLNGVRGQSLTNSLELDRTIHERIRLGIVSALAVNETLTFNELKTLLDTTDGNLSVHARKLEDASYITCTKTFDGRVPRTEYRLTEAGRGALDDYIAHMEALIRSVRDPED
- a CDS encoding prolyl oligopeptidase family serine peptidase, which gives rise to IYTERFMRTPQENPAGYDNSPVHKADDLTGELLLIHGTGDDNVHFQNSVQLVNALQAAGKQFDLMIYPNRTHSISGGNTTVHLFTMITDWLVEKLVDTDRPAS